Part of the Flavobacterium sp. KS-LB2 genome is shown below.
AAGTAAATAATGTTACATCAGTGTACAGTATTAACTTGGCAACTGGCGCAGCTACTAAAGTTTCCGATATAAATATTCAAGCTACAGCAATGGCTGTTGGTTTAGGATTCTAAAACTAAAATATTCTTTAAAAAAAGTCGGCTCTTTGATTAGAGCCGACTTTTTTATTGAGCCGAAACAACATCAATATTATTGTAGAGATAAAAAAAGGAGCTTCAATTGAAGCTCCTTTTTTATAAATATATTTCCCGAATAAATTACTCTTTCAATCTACACGCTTTTGTATCTCCATCAACAACTACTTCAGTCAATCCCAAAGAAGATAAGTTTTTCATGGCTTTGTCCCATTTTTTACCACTCAATCCAGAATTAATTTTAAGTAGACCAAATTCCATTTGGTTATTGTTAGTTTGCAATAACACAACAATCAATTTCTCGTCGTCTTCTAATTCAATTTTCACTTGTTTTTTCTCTGGTCTCATTTGTGGAAACAATAATACTTCTTGGATAGAAGAATTATTGGTCAGGAACATCATCAAACGGTCCATTCCAATTCCCAATCCAGATGTAGGTGGCATTCCGTATTCTAAAGCTCTCAAGAAATCCTCATCGATAATTCCGGTTGCTTCATCATCTCCTTTTTCAGATAAGCGCATTTGCTCTTCAAAACGCTCTCTTTGATCAATTGGGTCATTCAATTCAGAATAGGCATTTGCCACTTCTTTTCCACAAACCATCAACTCAAAACGTTCTGTCAATTCCGGATTGTCTCGGTGTTGCTTGCAAAGCGGGGACATTTCCTTTGGATAATCCGTGATGAAAGTAGGCTGAATATAATTCCCTTCGCATTTAGCGCCAAAAATCTCATCAATTAATTTTCCTTTACCCATGGTTTTATCCACGTCAATTCCCATTCCTCTTGCGGCATCAAATAATTCTGCTTCATTTTTTCCTGAAATATCAAATCCAGTAAAATGTTTGATAGAATCCGTCATTGTAACTCTTGCATACGGAGCTTTGAAGTTCACAGTGTGTTCTCCAAAAGTCGCTTCGCTGGTCCCGTTTACACCAATGGCGCAATGTTCCAATAAGTTTTCGGTGAAATTCATCATCCAGTTGTAGTCTTTGTAGGCTACATATATTTCCATGGCAGTAAATTCCGGGTTATGCGTTCGGTCCATTCCTTCATTACGGAAGTTTTTCGAAAACTCATACACCCCATCAAAAC
Proteins encoded:
- the lysS gene encoding lysine--tRNA ligase, with the protein product MALSEQEILRREALTELRNLGIEPYPAAEFITTAYSSEILADFEKYEGKEVVLAGRLMGKRIMGKASFAELKDAEGRIQVYVSRDDISTDEEKTMYNVVFKKLLDIGDFIGVRGTVFKTQVGEISVHVYGLTVLAKALKPLPVVKTDADGKTHDAFADPEQRYRRRYVDLTVNDHVKETFIKRTKLFNAMRSFFNDKGYLEVETPVLQPIPGGAAARPFITHHNSLDMPLYMRIANELYLKRLIVGGFDGVYEFSKNFRNEGMDRTHNPEFTAMEIYVAYKDYNWMMNFTENLLEHCAIGVNGTSEATFGEHTVNFKAPYARVTMTDSIKHFTGFDISGKNEAELFDAARGMGIDVDKTMGKGKLIDEIFGAKCEGNYIQPTFITDYPKEMSPLCKQHRDNPELTERFELMVCGKEVANAYSELNDPIDQRERFEEQMRLSEKGDDEATGIIDEDFLRALEYGMPPTSGLGIGMDRLMMFLTNNSSIQEVLLFPQMRPEKKQVKIELEDDEKLIVVLLQTNNNQMEFGLLKINSGLSGKKWDKAMKNLSSLGLTEVVVDGDTKACRLKE